The window GTGAAACAGGAGAAGTAATCCGACTGAAGAGAAGGGCGAAGTCATGgatcaaaagaaaaaggtcaATACACCGAATACACAACTAACTCCCATGCCGTGGTCAAGGaacccctcaacctccacgcACGCTTTTCCTGTATAAAACAAACTCTCTTGCAATGTTTCTCCCAGACCTGATGTGTGGTATTGAAGAAAGACCAACATCTCCCGACAACTATCTGTTCTCCATCTTTTTGATCAGATTCCTAACCGGCGAGTTTTTCACAGCAGGCGTTCCCACCCTCCCAGCGACgggtggaggcggtgatgataCGGGCGTCTGAGGTGGCCCCGGCGAAAAGGGAATTGCCCCGGTGCTACTAAAGACGGGCAAATCTCCTCTCTTCATCGGGGCCATGGCCGACACGGGAGTGGCCACGTTGGGAGGCAGCCACTGCagtggttgctgttgctgttgaacaTTCGACTCAGGGGTAGGGCCATCAGGATGATAATGGACGAACATATCCATCggggttggagttgaggTAGTCCTGTGGGGCGAAACTCCACGAACGGGACTCGAGAAGGTGGGAGTGACAGAACTCATAGCGGAGTTGGAAAAGGTTTCAGAAGCCGGGTAAAGCGGAGATGCTGGCGATTCTGAAGGTTGATAATGGCCTGGTGATGATAAAGCAGGCAGAGGGTAGTTCTCTGCGGCTGACGCAGGGGGGCTCGAGATAAAGGTGGACTCCGTGtcggatggggtggtgggaaccGTCTGGTTTTCCGGTGGTTGAActgagaggagaggtttaTTTTCGTTCGGCTCGGTAGGCACCGTCACAGAGATGGTATCTGTTGCGGCAAGTTTGGCTTGCGCATTTCGTTCCCGTTCCCGAGCGTCACGCACCGCCTTGGACACAACAGTGATCTTAATCTTCTTCATGTCTTTCGCCAGCTTATCGACttcgtcaccaccctcgccaccggACTTTGGAAGTTCGGGTGCTGCCACAGCGGGAGCACCAACATGTTTCTTGGAAACTCTTGGGGCTCTGGGGACAGGCTCCTTCTTGGCTGGGGCCCGAGTTTTTCTCACATTGATTCCGGAAGCATCGGTCCGAACACTTGCGACAGAATCAGATCTAACATGCTCCAACCTCGAGCCGGCACGTATCGGTGCTGTAGGAAGTGGCGGTGCCAAGTCCACAGTCTCCGACACCGCTGTCGACACCGTTGTCGACGCAGTACTAAGTCGCCGACTGGGGGGtggtcttttcttctccgtAGCAAGCACTGCTGGTCCGGCGACTGTTTTTCGTCGTGATTTGCgatcatcgtcctcgtcttccaAGTACGTCGGCCTAGTTTTACGCTCTCTTAACGACATTCTGGTGGGCGCTCGTTCTACAATCACCGGAGGAGGAACGTCAACCGGCATAGTCTGTGGATCTGCATCTTCTGCACCTTGAGCCAAGGCAAACTGACGTTCGCGCCGGGCTCGAGTTGCCTCTGCGCCAAGCTCCTCATGAGTGCAGCTGTTTGTCTGTCGTCCTGATGGGATCAGCAATCTGCTTAGTTCGAGAGCTGCTGTGGTCCACGCAACGtcaggtggaggaggtgtagGCGCCCTGTAATTATGGCCGTGGCTGTTTGGTACGCCGAAACCTGACACACTGCGGCGAGTATTCTTTGGAGGCACAGCTGCTCTAGCTGCTGATGCTTGTGTTGGCGAAGAGTAGGTGGGCGGAGTGAAATTTCGAGGCTTCCTGATCTCAACCGAGGGGGCACTGATGGCGGCTTCGAGTGCTTCAAGCTCTGGAACAGACCACCACGATGGGTCGTACTGACGGGCTCGGTCCTCTTTTGGTGGGTTTCCTTTCACAGCCTCTACTGTGCCCAGCTTCTGGCCCATCTCGTAACCAAGTCCAGAGGGAGCTACCTCCTGCTTGGCGCGGGGACCATCGCCAGCGAGACCACATATGTGGCTCAGTACCCCCGAGCACAAAGCCCGATCGCTGTAACCGCCTTCCAGAACGCTGATAACCCGCCCCTCCACACTTGTGCCCTCTTCGGCAGCAATCTTAACGACGTCTCTGGTTAGTCGGGCATAGAATTCAGTCGGGACATTGACGTTGTGCCGTTGCATGCCGGGGCTTTCCCACTCGCTGGCGTCAAAACCGGCAGACAAAAAGATGGCGGCTCTTGAATTCATCCCCTGAGCACGTAGTTTCTCGGTCTGGACCCTCAAGTACTCCCGAGTCTTGTCTAGCAAAATCGAGTATTTGGACTCGTACAATGCCCAAAAGTCGGCCTCCGTCTTCCATGGCTGCAAATGAACATTCCAGATACTCTGGCCGTGCGCGTTGTCGATGCATATGCTGGCGTTCCTAACCTTGTCTTCATCGCCCATCTCGCACGGGTAAGAGTTGATGTCGTGCAAACTAAAGTACCCGATTGATGTTTTCTTCCACCAGGCTGCATTCTTACCCAGCCCAGCGGACCTCGCATTATGTAGCCAGGCAATGGACTGGGAGCCATCGCCGTGATGAAGGTCGAAATCGATGATCGCCGCGTGGGTCAGACCGTGGCTGAGGATGGCGTGCATGATACCGACATGAACATTGTTTATCCAGCAGAACCCTGACGGATAGGAGCCAGAGCAATGGTGACCAGGCGGTCGGATGGCAACAAAGGCCCGTTGTGGCCCCTGGGGACGAAACACGGCATCGACCGCATCACATACACCACCCAATGCTCCCTCGAGAGCCTCCAAGGTTTCTGCGCAGAGATATAGATCCCCCTCATGAAGCTTTTGAGGAGCGCCCGTGTTGGCCCCGCGGTCGATATCTGGTCGCTGGAGCTCTTTTCCGTTGACGGCCAGCTTCGATTCGGCCGTCTCACACATGATCTTGAGCTCTTCCATCCATTTCGTACCGTGGACATTGGTCACCGTCTGGGAGGTTAGCGGAAGTCGCCTGTCGCTTTTCTGTATTCGAAAAGGTATTGTGGGCAGCTGCGCCGGGTTGGCCTCTGGGGCAATTGGAAAGTCCCCATCCTGATGTCGTTCGCCCAGCCGGACATATGCGGCCGATACACCCAGGACACAGGCCTTAACCCTCTCTGGTCGTTCGACAATGGTGCTGAGCTGCGCTTTCGAGGTTTTTGGTCGCGAGAATCTGTGACCGTAGCAGGCATCCTGAAGAATGACAACCGTCTCGGCCGGGCGGTTCCAGTCCGGCCCATGGAGAGCATCTAGCTCGGCTTTGAAGTGGGCATTCGCGACGGCTTGCGGGGTCAGGATGGGCTTCTCTGGAAATTCGGGCGACATGCTTCTCAGTGGTGATCTGGCGGACCtcgatggggttggagagagGATGCTGGCGGAGCTTGCTCGGCGGAGTGGCGTTACACCGTTGACCGAGCGGAGCGAGTTCGTCGAGGCTTTTCTTAGTAGGGCGGGAGTGCCAGCCCTGGATGGTGATCTGACggaggaagagttggacAGCGGACTGCGCATGGCACTGCTTGGTCGACGCGGGGAGCTCTCAGAAGGATAATCATACGAGGAGGTGGGCTTGAGGGGGCTAGGCCGAGGGGCGCGGGGCTGCCTTGCCGGCGATGAGGTGGTTGATATGGTCAGGTGTTGGAGCGACTGGGTCAAGTCGCCCTCTCTGGGACTCTTTGAGCCATCTTTGTTGCTTGCGGGCCTGTCTTGCTGGAGGTCAACTTGAGGTTGGGAGGTCCTCTTTGGACGAGAGGACAACTCAGACAACGACGCCGGCGACGCCATTATGAATGAGGTCGGTGTTGATGCAGCTGCTGCATGGGGCACAAAGCCGTCTTTCTCGTTTTGAAGGCCAggaaaaagccaaaaagtGATTTATTCTGTCCGATGTCTCGAACAGCAGCTAGCATGAAGTCATTGGTCTATGCTTGTGGTGGACAGCTATAAATTGGCTCCAATTTGGCCTCCCTGTGCCCCCCACAAGCTCCTGGACTTGGCGCAACAATCCAGACCGCGTCACGCGTCAGGACGTCATAGCAATGCCTGTTCACGTGACAGGGAGCTTTAGGCATTCTTGGTAGTGTGAATTGCATCTCCTGTAACCTCCAAAGTCCTTCGGTGGAGGTTTTCAGAAAGTTATCCGACACCGCTTCGAATCTGTTGTCTCCTGTCGACATCTCTCCATCCATATTCACATCTGTGGACAAGGGCTCCCTGCCGATGGAGCACCCGACCTTTTGGATCACTAGGTCATCGCTGCTTTGACCAAGCTTCTGGAAGCATGCATGAGCAAGTGCCGGCATCAACAGGTGGGTACTGAAGCACTGTTAGCAAGAACAGCGCATCACCGGCACAGATTGGCAAGGGGCACAAGTACTTTGAGCATGAGTATTTCTCTCATTCGAGGTGGACAGTTGAAGGATCTCCATTAGGCTATATTTCTGTCCGCATTTCCCTGCACGTTCTACAAGCAAGCACTAAGGAGTATTGACTGATGAGATGCCAAGAATATTGAATGCAGACGCGGGGTAGCTACACTTCATTGTCGTCACCCCTTCCCGTCACCCCCAATCATATGCTTCCACAGCCTTCAGGCCAGGCGTTTTTGTCGCCAGGAGCATGCGGTGGCCTTCCAATGCATTTCAGCCGCACTCTAACAGAACAAAGAGTCGGTCATGGAAATCCTACCGAGCCCAAACAAAACAGAGGCGCCATGTGGCAGAGGATGAAAAGCTCGGGACTTGCTGGACGATATTTATTTCAGCTGGGCCGCAATATGCGAGACCCCAGCCTCGCCCTTGAGATTTCTATATCTACTTAACTGAAGCTATGTCCTTCTCTCCATTGTGCCTGTGACCGTTCTTGGGCACTTCTCGCTGGTTTACCAAGACGACGGAATGATGGTTCGAAAATATCTCCCAGTCATTGCCCTGGTGCAGCCAGGTGTCGTCACTGCGATACTCGAGCAATATGTCGAGGTGGTCCACACCATCGATGTCCAGGCCCTACATGTCAACAattttccaccaccaaataTGACTGTCCAAGCAATGGCACTACAGGCAGGCGTCACGGCTTGCTCTGTTGCCAATCTTGTGGTCACATCATGTGCCAGCGCTGGTGCTCTCGCTACAACAGCTCCACTCGGGGAGATGTTTGACTGCTTATGCTGCTTCTCAGGCACGGCTCTCTACCCAGCATACTCGTCATGTGCATCATATATCTACAACTCAGTGGAGGGGGCCACTTCGACCTTTTCAGGTATGTTGGCTGAGGCTTACTGATATGTCACTGGAGGGCCACAGCCACTAATTGCCCCAATCACCAGCAATGTCGGTCATCTGGGATGGTTGCCTTTCTGTTAGTCCCATCTGTTCCAACCGTCCAACGACCCAAAGGACGACCACGGTCgatgccagcaccacccgAGACGTAGTGACTGTTGGACCTTCATCCACCCCCAGAGCCTGCGCCTCCTTCGCCAATATTGTACGATCCTGCTCAAGCAAGATCCCCAACTTCACCGCTATCTCGGACAGAGAGCTGGCAGAGTGCATGTGCTACGACCCTTTCGGCTCATATACGACCGTCGCGGAGGACTACGCGAGCACCTGTGCTGCCTGGGCGACAACAGGCAGGTCGACTGATTACAGCAGTAAGCAGAAGCAACCAGTCATGATATAGTTTTATGAGGTTGAGTCTAACGTCAAAAACAGTCTTTGCAGCGTTCACTACATTCTGTGATGACTACCCACCTGGTGGAGCGACCATCAGGggaagcggcggcggcggcaatgATAATGgcgacatcatcctcacctcTGCAGGAAGCCGAAGCCTGGGGGGCAATGGCAATATTGTTGATCTCATCCCGACTGCCTCACCGACTGAACCTCCACCCAATGACGAAGAATCCAACGCAACCCCAACGCCTCCACCTTCGCCCTCTGGACCTTCCGGCGCCATGTCCTTGCGAGATGCAAGATATGGCCTGCTGAGCTGGATCATGCTGGCTTTGTCGGCATATATGCTCTGTTGAGAGCATGCTGAACACATGACACTGAAGAGCAGATCAACCTCATATGAGAACCGAGTCGACATGGCAAGGTATTTTAGAAGGGTTTTCATAACATCCAATAATCCGTACCCCTATTATGTACACATGACCCAGTATTTACAACACTAATTACAATATTTGTCCCTATCTATCCTCtttatccccctccccgaatAACCTTCTAAACCAGCGCTGTTATATGCCGAAAAAAccgaggaaaaaaaaacagaagcCAAACAAATGCTAGAACTTGAagcaaccaaaaaaaaaaatgcaAAAGAAGGGAAAGCATCACCCGCAAACTCCAACCACACCTCCagcacaacccccccaaaccatcGCCTTCGGCACAAGCTCCAGCCCATTATACTCAATCCTCCCATCGACCCacttctccttttcttcttcctctacCTCCTCCCGTTCAAccttttccccttcaccatcctcctcgaccggCGAAGGAGCAGGCAGCTCATAACAAaaactctccctcaccctctccataATCCCCATAATCTCCTCCTTATCCCCCCTCGGATCAATCAGCTCAATTGCCCTATTCCCcctatcaccaccaccgctgctgctgctgctgctgctgctgctctcttGTGCATTAATCACAAGATACCCCTCCTTCAAATTGGGGAACGACTTTAAGAAGGAATATTTGTTGTACACCTCCCACTCTCTCCTGATTTCTGAGCTGACATAGTCGACAGCGACTTTGGCGATGAGCTCCAGACAGATGTCGgctggcggggagggggtggagtAGCCTAGCGGAGAGACAGGACGGGGGTAGTACAGGATGTCGGTGCCGGGGTGGAGGTAGGTGTTTatctgggggaggaggaccaaGGAGCGGAGGGATTCCTGGCGGGATTCGTGGCAGACGGAGAGaagggtgggtgggggagttggggaggtgaaggacTGGGTGAGGACGACGACGCGAGGGGAAAGGGCGAGGCGCCAGATTTGGAGGCGGAGTTCGGCtggaaggaaggggaagaggtgaAATTCATCGGGGGCCATCCTTGATGCTGTGGTTCAGAAGATGGTGGTCTATAGTATCAGCACAGGATATGGCGCAGGTGTGTgaagcttccaggttgggTTCGAAAACAGGCGTGTATGAATCAATCCAAAGCGGCCGGAGGGATGGCAACCTGGCTTGAGAAAAAGAACCGATTAAGTAGTACACAATTGGACTTGTCGAGATGTCGTGAAGGTATCTCAAAAAAACATGAGAGCGATGCGAATGAAAGAAATCGTGTCGGGGTATCCGCTTATAAGAACCTCAAATAGAAACGAACCACGAAACAAAAAATTGACGAGGCCAAGACACAGCTAAGCAATGACCAAATTGATGAACGGCTCTTTTGTGCCCGTGTTGTATTGTGTTGTCAGGTCAGAGCCGGTCAGGCTGGTCCCGAGGTCAAAACTGTGCTTCCAGTGGAGTATCCTTTTTCGTTGTCTAAAGTCCGTGGTCATTTGACAGCACTTTTTGACACTTGGATGAAGTCtgagcacacacacacgacGCAAGCGCAAGGAATAGCCTAGAGTTTTATAGTTCTGATTACAATGCAAACAAGGGAAAGATTTGGCCAGGTCGGACAACCTGAGAAACAACCATTCCCAAGCTTTCCAGCTCCGATTTGATGTCATTATGCGCCGAGGCTGGCGCAGCAGAGTCGGTATCTCTGGGCAGCGCGGCTCGGATTTTGCTAGTGGTGAAGAACAGGGAAGGGCCAAGGGGTCATGGGTGCGGGAGCGCTTGTTCGACGATCTCCCTGAGTTGAACCGAAATTTTTTCTACATGGCGAAGGAAAAATGGACTCGGGATGCAACATTATAGCCGAAGTAGGAGGGAGTACAACAAAGAGGAATAGCCAGATATTGTTGGTGCCCGTCGCCGGCAATGCGTCCcgggaggagagagaaatCGCCTGATTTTGGGCCAGAAGGATCTTTGACGTTGGTCATTTGGGACTTGGGCTCGGGTTGGGGTTAGCTGGGCAGAAGTGGGGCATCAATGGAGAAACCTGAGGGATCCAAACAATCTCCTGGAGTTCCAGGAAAGTTGCCATATCTTCAACTTGGCCAGAGTTAAACATCCAGTTCAAGCTTCGGGCGTGGTAGGTCATGTTATCTTCGGGTACTGCTAGGTTGCATCCGTGGTGTTCATTTGACATTTGTGCCTGTTGCCATAGCGGACCGCCCTCCAGAGAAGGAGACAAGGTGGTGAATAGACGATGAATGATAGTTGTGGCATATTGCTCAGTCATGCCATAAGGCTCCAAATTGCGTACCGATAtgagaaaacaaaagccaCTGTTCCCTGGTTGC is drawn from Podospora pseudocomata strain CBS 415.72m chromosome 1 map unlocalized CBS415.72m_1, whole genome shotgun sequence and contains these coding sequences:
- the HOS3 gene encoding histone deacetylase (COG:B; EggNog:ENOG503NX84), which produces MASPASLSELSSRPKRTSQPQVDLQQDRPASNKDGSKSPREGDLTQSLQHLTISTTSSPARQPRAPRPSPLKPTSSYDYPSESSPRRPSSAMRSPLSNSSSVRSPSRAGTPALLRKASTNSLRSVNGVTPLRRASSASILSPTPSRSARSPLRSMSPEFPEKPILTPQAVANAHFKAELDALHGPDWNRPAETVVILQDACYGHRFSRPKTSKAQLSTIVERPERVKACVLGVSAAYVRLGERHQDGDFPIAPEANPAQLPTIPFRIQKSDRRLPLTSQTVTNVHGTKWMEELKIMCETAESKLAVNGKELQRPDIDRGANTGAPQKLHEGDLYLCAETLEALEGALGGVCDAVDAVFRPQGPQRAFVAIRPPGHHCSGSYPSGFCWINNVHVGIMHAILSHGLTHAAIIDFDLHHGDGSQSIAWLHNARSAGLGKNAAWWKKTSIGYFSLHDINSYPCEMGDEDKVRNASICIDNAHGQSIWNVHLQPWKTEADFWALYESKYSILLDKTREYLRVQTEKLRAQGMNSRAAIFLSAGFDASEWESPGMQRHNVNVPTEFYARLTRDVVKIAAEEGTSVEGRVISVLEGGYSDRALCSGVLSHICGLAGDGPRAKQEVAPSGLGYEMGQKLGTVEAVKGNPPKEDRARQYDPSWWSVPELEALEAAISAPSVEIRKPRNFTPPTYSSPTQASAARAAVPPKNTRRSVSGFGVPNSHGHNYRAPTPPPPDVAWTTAALELSRLLIPSGRQTNSCTHEELGAEATRARRERQFALAQGAEDADPQTMPVDVPPPVIVERAPTRMSLRERKTRPTYLEDEDDDRKSRRKTVAGPAVLATEKKRPPPSRRLSTASTTVSTAVSETVDLAPPLPTAPIRAGSRLEHVRSDSVASVRTDASGINVRKTRAPAKKEPVPRAPRVSKKHVGAPAVAAPELPKSGGEGGDEVDKLAKDMKKIKITVVSKAVRDARERERNAQAKLAATDTISVTVPTEPNENKPLLSVQPPENQTVPTTPSDTESTFISSPPASAAENYPLPALSSPGHYQPSESPASPLYPASETFSNSAMSSVTPTFSSPVRGVSPHRTTSTPTPMDMFVHYHPDGPTPESNVQQQQQPLQWLPPNVATPVSAMAPMKRGDLPVFSSTGAIPFSPGPPQTPVSSPPPPVAGRVGTPAVKNSPVRNLIKKMENR
- a CDS encoding uncharacterized protein (EggNog:ENOG503P8K1), with translation MMVRKYLPVIALVQPGVVTAILEQYVEVVHTIDVQALHVNNFPPPNMTVQAMALQAGVTACSVANLVVTSCASAGALATTAPLGEMFDCLCCFSGTALYPAYSSCASYIYNSVEGATSTFSAMSVIWDGCLSVSPICSNRPTTQRTTTVDASTTRDVVTVGPSSTPRACASFANIVRSCSSKIPNFTAISDRELAECMCYDPFGSYTTVAEDYASTCAAWATTGRSTDYSIFAAFTTFCDDYPPGGATIRGSGGGGNDNGDIILTSAGSRSLGGNGNIVDLIPTASPTEPPPNDEESNATPTPPPSPSGPSGAMSLRDARYGLLSWIMLALSAYMLC
- a CDS encoding uncharacterized protein (EggNog:ENOG503P5PR) codes for the protein MAPDEFHLFPFLPAELRLQIWRLALSPRVVVLTQSFTSPTPPPTLLSVCHESRQESLRSLVLLPQINTYLHPGTDILYYPRPVSPLGYSTPSPPADICLELIAKVAVDYVSSEIRREWEVYNKYSFLKSFPNLKEGYLVINAQESSSSSSSSSGGGDRGNRAIELIDPRGDKEEIMGIMERVRESFCYELPAPSPVEEDGEGEKVEREEVEEEEKEKWVDGRIEYNGLELVPKAMVWGGCAGGVVGVCG